The Iamia sp. SCSIO 61187 genomic sequence ACGGCACGGGTGCGGAGGGCGGCCAGGTCGCTGCCGGCCTCGGGCTCGCTGAACAGCTGGCACCACATCTCGTCGCCCCGGAGCATGGGGCGGAGGAAGCGCTCCTTCTGGGCGTCGGTCCCGTGGCGCAGGATCGTGGGCCCGGCCATGCCGATGCCGACGGCGAAGGGCCCGACGGTCACGCCGTAGCGGGCCATCTCCTGGTTCCAGATCGACGACTCGAGCGAGCCCTCGCCCCGCCCCCCGTACTCGGTCGGCCACGTGTTCCCGGCCCAGCCGTGCTCGAACAGGGTGCGCTGCCAGGCCTTGGCCCGGGCGACGTGCGTCGCCGCGTCCGCCGTCCCCTCGAGGTAGCCGCCGGAGAAGTCCTCGGCGCTCCCCTTGGCCGGGGCGTGGGCGTCGAGCCACGCCCGGGCGGCGGCGCGGAAGGAGGCCTCCCGGGGGGTGTCGTCGAAGTCCACCCCGATGAGATTAGAACAGGTTCTCGTTCTGATGACCGCCCGGCGCCCCGTCGACCGTTCCGTGGGAGGCTGCCGGGCGACGCCGACGCACGAGGGACGAGGGTGAGCTCATGGAGCGACTGACCGGGCTGGACGCCGCCTTCTTGTACCTCGAGACCCCGACGCACCACATGCACGTGGCCATGACGATGGTGCTCGACCCGGCGACCATGCCCGACGGGTACTCCTTCGAGGCCATCAAGGACTTCATCGCGTCGCGGACGGACCGCATCGCCCCGTTCCGCCGTCGCCTGGTGTCGGTGCCCCTCAACCTCCACCACCCGGTGTGGGTCGAGGACCCCCACTTCGACATCGACTACCACATCCGCCGCATGGGGGCGCCGGCGCCCGGCGGGCGTCGGGAGCTGGGCGAGATGGCGGCCCAGATCGCCAGCGTGCCGCTCGACCGCTCCCGGCCGCTGTGGGCGATGTGGGTCATCGAGGGGCTCAAGCAGGGCCGCATCGCCGTGGTGTCCAAGGTCCACCACTGCGCCATCGACGGGGCCAGCGGCGCCGAGCTGATGGTCCACCTCTTCGACCTGGACCCGAAGGACGCGGTGGTGACGGGTCCTCCGCCCGAGCTGCCGTCGGAGCGGATCCCCAACGAGGTCGAGCTGATCGGCCACGCCATCACCTCGAAGGTGCGGCGGACCATGGGCCTGGGCGGGCTGCTCAACGAGACGGCCCGCAGCGTGTCGCGCGTGGTCAGAGCCCGGCGCGACCCCGAGGGCCTGGTCGGGGCGGCCCCGCTCACCGCACCCCGCGTCCCGTGGAACGGGCCCACCTCCGGCCGGCGCGACGTCGGCTTCGCCCGGGTCCCGCTGGCCACGGTGAAGGACCTCAAGACGGCCCTCGGGTGCACCGTCAACGACGTGGTCCTGGCCCTGTGCGCCGGCACCCTCCGCCGCTACCTCGCCGAGCACGACGCCCTGCCCGAGGAGCCCCTCGTGGCCGTCTGCCCGGTGTCGGTCCGCGCCGAGTCCGACACCGCCGGGTCGAACAAGGTGTCGGCCCTTTTCACCTCGCTCGCCACCCAGCTCGACGATCCGATCGAGCGGTTGGACGCGATCCGCACCACGACCCGCGGCGCCAAGGAGGAGCACAACGCGGTCGGTGCCACCATGTTGCAGGACTGGGCCGAGTTCGCCGGCCCCAACGTCTTCAACCTGGCGTCGCGGCTC encodes the following:
- a CDS encoding wax ester/triacylglycerol synthase family O-acyltransferase — its product is MERLTGLDAAFLYLETPTHHMHVAMTMVLDPATMPDGYSFEAIKDFIASRTDRIAPFRRRLVSVPLNLHHPVWVEDPHFDIDYHIRRMGAPAPGGRRELGEMAAQIASVPLDRSRPLWAMWVIEGLKQGRIAVVSKVHHCAIDGASGAELMVHLFDLDPKDAVVTGPPPELPSERIPNEVELIGHAITSKVRRTMGLGGLLNETARSVSRVVRARRDPEGLVGAAPLTAPRVPWNGPTSGRRDVGFARVPLATVKDLKTALGCTVNDVVLALCAGTLRRYLAEHDALPEEPLVAVCPVSVRAESDTAGSNKVSALFTSLATQLDDPIERLDAIRTTTRGAKEEHNAVGATMLQDWAEFAGPNVFNLASRLYSGMNLANVHRPVHNLIVSNVPGPPFPLYFAGAEAVAAYPMGPVMEGCGLNITVFSYQESVDIGFMVDKELVPDVWTMAEAVEPALDELVTAAGLARPAPPARTPAKRTKKAGPARARSAS